Genomic window (Ananas comosus cultivar F153 linkage group 1, ASM154086v1, whole genome shotgun sequence):
GCGGCATTATCTTCCCCTCTCCAGATTCCGTCGAGATTAGCTCCACATTTAAGCTATATTGAATATCAGGCAGTCAACTATTGGTTGagggcaaaaagaaaaagaagaaaaaaaaaaaacataaaacgaAAAGGGCCAAACTGCACTTATTGCAGCTTTCAGTAGGCTGTCAGCAGTACCTTACCCAAGATGGACATAATACCATTCCGCAAGATCTTTGCCCTCATCTGTTGCGAGCCACGCAAGATGCACAAACCCAAATTTAGGATTTGCCCAATTTCATCCTCTGAATCAAGAGATTCACAAATCTGTACAATCTTTGTCACATGAGGCATGAGATCGGTTTTATTATCACAACGTCTACAATAGTATTCCACATCCAATCCAATACTTCCCCCAACAGTTCCAGCCATATAAGAGCGGAGAGCACATTCAATATGTGCAATATGCCCGCAAATTTGATTCCTATCAATAATCGCCTCACATTTAACAAAACTATAACCATCATGAGCTGGATCAATTGTTTTGGAGCATAGAATGCAACAACAGTCACGACAGAAGCCAGCTTCAACACAGCAAATATCACATTCCTTCTGTGCTGATGCATTGGTCTTTGCTTCCTTTTGACGGTTGCATAACTTATTTCGAGCTTTACAATCTCCAGCTTTAACAGGTGATTCAGATTCAGTATGGTCACTGACGCCTTTGAAGGTGTGAACATTCTTTTCTGTACCTGTCAAAATACATGATCAGATTTTAAGACATCAGTATGGGTGAAATGAATACTATTGACTAAAAACGTAGACAAGTGAACACCAATTTTGAAGTTACTGTAACTAATTAGAAAATTCAGGATTAAAGTAGTCAGCATGAAACtgcaaaaagaaagaaggaaccacattatgaaatgaaaatgaatacgAGTCAAAAGAGAATGAAATAACAGACGAAGCCTCTGGTAATAAAAAAGAACACTTGGCAGTGAATATAATGAAATTCCAAGAACAAAAAACATCAAAACAACAGCAAGTAATAAATAAGAGAGCATTATAGTAACACTATTTAAACTCGAGTGCGTATACACTTTCTGTCAAATTTTATAGTTTCATTTCATTCCTCAATCAGTTGGCAGTTAAATATTCTAAGTCTAAGTTATTCTTCAATTCTTGCAGTGCATGTATTTCTCTTGCACATGTACTATACAATAGCAGTGACATCTTGGGAATGAACTTCCTGCTTGTACTTAAGATGCCAcagaaaataaaagttgattatgagtataattatcaaatatttatatgtaaaagcTATAGGAAAGCAGATTCAGAAGCCTCATGAGCAGAAAGAGCATAAAATTGTTGCGCATCCCATATAAGTTATCAACAAGATTAAAAGAGATGCATTTTGAGTTCAATGGGCCACAAGGGCTGCAGCATTATGGCAACAGCTCCAATCGAACTGCAGCATAAGCTAGAATTGCACTTGACCTCTTGCATGACGTGTTCCTACCTAATATGCTAGTATGCGGAAAACATCATGCGCCTTCACAAAAACATTTTATTTGGTTCAGAATCATCTTTGACCGCACAACGTTAACACAAGGTCAGACCTGTTATAAGGAGAACAAGGGAAATTAGGTATGTATCACGGAGAAACCTTTTTTGGGCATGCGGCCTTCACAAGGAACCTTCCAAATAAATGACGAAAAAAAGCAGTTAAGATCCAT
Coding sequences:
- the LOC109716211 gene encoding protein OBERON 2 isoform X2 encodes the protein MVCPMLLKIGLVMEMYGGGRWETDRQLQATGLIGTEKNVHTFKGVSDHTESESPVKAGDCKARNKLCNRQKEAKTNASAQKECDICCVEAGFCRDCCCILCSKTIDPAHDGYSFVKCEAIIDRNQICGHIAHIECALRSYMAGTVGGSIGLDVEYYCRRCDNKTDLMPHVTKIVQICESLDSEDEIGQILNLGLCILRGSQQMRAKILRNGIMSILGKLKCGANLDGIWRGEDNAASVHTAGPYPKSEVTVLEAQQTGKNERAADCASIVHPLQKSETNHRPVYITSDDGNISAKLEDEIDSALKELKKSQESECKIAEQKLYAQKDFLLSLYRLLESERSELADPMPSPNSRNCDTLLSNVLNRVDQIKREEEKFRSMLKISNGFGRTPQNIVRQHFGLTVDD